A window from Primulina eburnea isolate SZY01 chromosome 2, ASM2296580v1, whole genome shotgun sequence encodes these proteins:
- the LOC140817395 gene encoding protein BUD31 homolog 2, translating to MPKVKTNRVKYPEGWELIEPTLRELQAKMREAENDPHDGKRKCEALWPIFKIAHQKSRYIFDLYIRRKEISKELYEFCLDQGYADRNLIAKWKKPGYERLCCLKCIQPRDHNFQTTCVCRVPKHLREEKVIECAHCGCRGCASGD from the exons ATGCCGAAGGTTAAGACGAACAGGGTGAAGTACCCAGAGGGTTGGGAGTTGATTGAACCTACTCTACGCGAACTGCAGGCAAAAATGAGAGAAG cgGAGAATGATCCACATGATGGTAAAAGAAAATGTGAAGCCTTGTGGCCTATATTTAAAATTGCCCACCAGAAGAGTCGATACATATTTGACCTTTATATCAGGAGGAAAGAAATTTCCAAGGAATTGTATGAGTTCTGCTTGGATCAAGGATATGCTGATCGTAATCTAATTGCAAAGTGGAAAAAG CCCGGCTATGAAAGGCTTTGCTGTTTGAAGTGTATCCAACCCCGTGATCATAACTTTCAAACTACGTGTGTCTGCCGAGTCCCAAAGCATTTACGAGAGGAGAAGGTTATAGAATGTGCGCATTGTGGCTGTAGGGGGTGCGCAAGTGGAGATTAA